The Microcebus murinus isolate Inina unplaced genomic scaffold, M.murinus_Inina_mat1.0 scaf084_hap2_Mmur4.0, whole genome shotgun sequence genome includes the window ggttctgtggtttcagcccgagaacccatcagcgttgcatgggttttcaggctggggccgtgaaatcaggggacccacgataAGATCCGCAGAggtgactagaacctccaggtgagtgtTCCCCTGCATGGGttggcagcacacagtgtatctcctgccgcccgtgccaggagtggctagtgcgggaggggcacggccgttacctccgtagggagtgtaaAAGGCTAgagattcagatccttgtccccagtgccccaactgcggaatattggtttgcacatctgcctattattgactagccatgggacaggctctaacaacgccgttgtccaacctggtgagccattttaaggatgtcagggcaagggcacacaacctgtccctaggggtcaagaagggaaagtttgttaccctttgtgaggccgagtggcccacgtttggagtggggtggcccagggagggctcgtttgatgcctccttgatcaaaaaggtaaaaggggtggtatttggccaccacggacaccctgatcagatcccctatattgtggtctggcaagactggGTTTGAGACCCGCCATCCTGGCTGAAGGCccccctacctgccccgagggaaaaggcggaagttctggcagttaaagaagtcagaaaggggGGGCGGGGCACGGAGTCCGAGGTCCATTGGGACACCAGTGTTGCTggactccaatctctacccagacctgaCAGGTCTCGAATAAAACACGCCTCCACCCTATAAtcctggggcagcctctgcagcTCCCCCGGCCCAGGAGGACGCGGGACCACCGGCAGCATGGCCGGCCTATGAAATCAGACAGCAGACTGGCCGGGCCCCAGACCCGGAGCCCTTAAAGGCGCTCCCTCTGAGAGCAGTGGGACCCCTAGGGAAGGACAGagcacagacattccaatattggccctcctctaccagtgatctttaCAATTGGAAGGCTCAAAACTCAAACTTCTCTGAGAACCCCAGAGATCTCATTAACCTTTTAGATTCTGTTCTTTTTACACATCAGCCCACttgggatgattgccagcagcTGCTCAAGGTGCTTTTCaccacagaagaaagagaaagaattcagggggAGACACGGAAGCTGGCCCCGGGTGAAGATGGCAGACCTGCCACGAATCCACAGACCATTGATCAGACCTTCCCCCTTGAATGGCCACcctgggactacaatgaggctaaaggtagggagcgtctccaggtctaccgccagactctgatggccggtctccttatggcggcgcgaaagccgaccaatttggccaaggtaggagatgttcgtcaggggctggaggagagcccggcagcatacttagagaggatcatggaggtcttccggcagtacacccccatagatcccactatggaaggCAGCAAGCcactgttatgatggcgtttgttaatcaggcagccccagacatcaggcgcaaggtgcagagaatagatagattaggcaagaagactctgcaggacctgttagaagtggcagaaaaggtctataacaatagagaaacgccaaaagagaggttagagaggatcgggatagaagataggaaattccaagctggagaGGCGcgtaaagcaaacaaagaaatggcaaaaatcctgctagccgccacgAGAGGGGGGCAGACAGggtcagaggagaggagaaggcccCAGCgagagaggctaggcaaggatcaatgtgctaattgcaaggagcatgggcactggGCCCGAGaatgccccaaaaagaaaggggggcgaagacttagaggtcctgaaaaagtcatggttgcaggacaggtgacagatgaATAGGAAAGACGGGGTTCagtccccctccccgaacctagggtaactttgcaagtagaggggaacccagtcagcttcctcataaaTACAGGAGctaaactatatcggtggaccacacgGCGGAGATTaaatttgggttcaggacaagtgagtcacgcctttatggtcatccctgagtgccccacaccgctactgggaagagacatccttaccaagcttaaggctatCAACAGCCCCAGGTCACTCAGATcttgaccctgacacaggcaaaTAAATATAGACTGTACCAGCCCATAAAGAGCAGAGAAAAAGGCATGGAACAATGGCTCTGTAAATTTCCCATGGCGTGGGCcaagacagggggcacaggatgggcaaaacaccggccgcctctttacgttgagttaaaacccggagccgagccagcccgagtcagacagtaccccatgtcccaggaagccagagtgggaattacgccccacattcagagactcctggacagtgggattctccggaaatgccagtcggcctggaacacccccctgttgccggtgaagaaaccggGGTATAAGGActaaaaggctcgacctctgtataaAGGGTGTAAGGCGGGGAGAGCATgagagtggactgtgcaaatggaagacgcttttcaagccctgagggcagccatgctaaaagccccggccctagcactccctgacaaaagagtttcacctgttcatagacgagaagaggggaatagctaAGGGCGTACTCACACAGGCCCTAGGGCCCTGGAAAAGGCCAGTGGcatacttgtaaaaaaaaaaaaaaaaattagatccggtggcggcgggGGTGGCCTGCGTGCCTGCGAATAATcgcagccacagccctgttggTCAAGGACGCTGACAAGCTTACTTTGGGGCAGAGACTGTTAACCACCACGCCACACGCTATAGGAGTTCTAAAGCAGCCGCTAGGGTGATAGATCACAAATGCAAGGCTGACCCATTACCAAGGGCTCCTGCTTGATGCACCCCGAGTTGAGTTCCAAACCCCCACTGTCCTAAACCCCGCAATGCTTCTACCAAACCCCGATTCTGCCGCGCCTGAACACGACTGCCTCGAGATCTTGGCTGAGACCCAGATGGCTCGGCAGGAACTGCAGGACCGCCCCCTTCCGAGCAGCGACCTAACTTGGTTCACGGACGGGAGCAGTTTCGTCCGCGATGGACACAGGTATGCGGGGGCGGCCATAGTCTATGATCAAggcaaacttgtctgggcggcatgccttccACAGGGAACATCTGCCCAAAAGGCAGAATTGATCGCACTGACAGAAGCTCTTAGTCGGGCCCGAGGGAAGAGGCTGACAGTATATACTGACAGCTGCTATGCTTTTGgtactgtgcacatacatggagccctctacagagaaagggggttcatcacagcagaagggaaggagattaAGCACAAGCCCGAAATACTCCACTTGCTAGAAGCTGtcttgctgccaaaggcagtggcggtagtccacaccCCTAGACATCAGGGTGGAGACTCACTGGAGGCACGGGGCAATCGAAGGGCAGATGCCGAGGCTAAAAGAGCAGCAAAAGGCGCTGCGCCACCCCACATTCTGCATATAAGCCTACCACCCCTGGGCATGGGACAGAtacctcctctgccagactactCCAGCGCAGATGAAGCCTGGGCTACAAAACAGCTAAATGTGCAAAAAGACGAAGAACGCCGCCTGATAGTGCCAGAGACTTTGGGACGTCACCTGTTAACGCACCTACACCAGACCAcacatttaagaaagagaaaaatgctacAACTATTAAACACCGCCCAGCTTAGGTTCATGTCGCAGGGACAAGTGGCGAGCGACATCGACCGGGACTGCCAAGCCTGTCAAGTCATGCATCCGGGGAGGGCCaaagggacccacgcaggtacgagggaaagggggaggcagccagggctgtTCTGGGAAGTAGATTTTACAGAAGTAAAGCCTGGAAAATATGGGACCAGTATCTGCTAGTTATGGTGGATGCGTTCTCCGGgtgggtagaggctttccccactaAGAGAGAGACTGCTCTAACggtagccaagaaaatattagaaaaaaaaatagttcctagGTATGGACTGCTAGAAGGaataggatcagataatggacctgcttttgtcagccaagttagtcagggactggcccaggctctgggacCAATTGGAAACTGCATTGTGCCTAtaacccccagagctcagggcaggtggagagaatgaacagaacaataaaggagactctgactaaattggccctagagactggcggggactgggtgaccctccttcccttcgccctgttctgagc containing:
- the LOC142869529 gene encoding uncharacterized protein LOC142869529 isoform X2, encoding MLLPNPDSAAPEHDCLEILAETQMARQELQDRPLPSSDLTWFTDGSSFVRDGHRYAGAAIVYDQGKLVWAACLPQGTSAQKAELIALTEALSRARGKRLTVYTDSCYAFGTVHIHGALYRERGFITAEGKEIKHKPEILHLLEAVLLPKAVAVVHTPRHQGGDSLEARGNRRADAEAKRAAKGAAPPHILHISLPPLGMGQIPPLPDYSSADEAWATKQLNVQKDEERRLIVPETLGRHLLTHLHQTTHLRKRKMLQLLNTAQLRFMSQGQVASDIDRDCQACQVMHPGRAKGTHAGI
- the LOC142869529 gene encoding uncharacterized protein LOC142869529 isoform X1: MLLPNPDSAAPEHDCLEILAETQMARQELQDRPLPSSDLTWFTDGSSFVRDGHRYAGAAIVYDQGKLVWAACLPQGTSAQKAELIALTEALSRARGKRLTVYTDSCYAFGTVHIHGALYRERGFITAEGKEIKHKPEILHLLEAVLLPKAVAVVHTPRHQGGDSLEARGNRRADAEAKRAAKGAAPPHILHISLPPLGMGQIPPLPDYSSADEAWATKQLNVQKDEERRLIVPETLGRHLLTHLHQTTHLRKRKMLQLLNTAQLRFMSQGQVASDIDRDCQACQVMHPGRAKGTHAGGWNINLDTPLPREVG